A genome region from Triticum aestivum cultivar Chinese Spring chromosome 2B, IWGSC CS RefSeq v2.1, whole genome shotgun sequence includes the following:
- the LOC123042106 gene encoding myricetin 3-O-rhamnoside 1,2-glucosyltransferase UGT709G2-like, protein MDSAPTVAVHVLVFPWPRQGLINPMLHLATALLDAGVHVTFLHTEHNLSRIASARAPPPRLRLLSIPDGLPDDHPRHYMELMESMCTTGSAAYRALLLSSLLPADDVPPVTCVVADGTMPFATDIAEDLGIPALAFCTFSACSSLAFMSMPKVFELGENPFPADDPVCGVSGMEGILRR, encoded by the coding sequence ATGGACTCTGCGCCTACGGTGGCGGTGCACGTCCTTGTGTTCCCTTGGCCACGGCAGGGACTCATCAACCCCATGCTCCACCTCGCCACggccctcctcgacgccggcgtccacgtCACCTTCCTCCACACCGAGCACAACCTCTCCAGGATTGCCAGTGCCAGGGCGCCTCCGCCGCGCCTACGTTTGCTGTCTATCCCCGATGGCCTCCCCGACGACCACCCCCGCCACTACATGGAGCTGATGGAGTCCATGTGCACGACCGGCAGCGCCGCGTACCGTGCCCTGCTCTTGTCATCGCTTCTGCCCGCCGACGATGTGCCGCCGGTGACATGCGTTGTCGCCGATGGCACCATGCCGTTCGCCACCGACATCGCCGAGGATCTCGGCATTCCGGCGCTTGCCTTCTGCACATTCAGCGCGTGCAGCTCCCTGGCGTTCATGTCCATGCCCAAGGTCTTCGAGCTCGGCGAGAACCCCTTCCCTGCGGACGACCCAGTGTGTGGCGTTTCGGGGATGGAGGGCATCCTCCGGCGATGA
- the LOC123042105 gene encoding myricetin 3-O-rhamnoside 1,2-glucosyltransferase UGT709G2-like, whose product MILKIGEGVAHSCKARALIINTAASMERPALAHIASRTRDVFAVGPLHASSRSAASASLWREDDGCMAWLDGHGDRCVVYVSLGSIAVISYEQLTEFLSGLAATGYAFLLVLRPGMVQTASSALLRETVAVAQAGKAKIVEWAPQLDVLRHRAVGCFLTHAGWNSTLECAVEGVPMVCWPFFLDQQTNSRLVGAVWRTGLDMKDVCDRAVVEKMVKEAMVSGQIKAAAQAMAEQLRLDIADGGSSSSELGRLVRFIRGLSVKSGPEPRIT is encoded by the coding sequence ATGATACTCAAGATCGGCGAGGGCGTCGCTCATAGCTGCAAGGCGCGTGCGTTGATAATCAACACCGCCGCGTCCATGGAGCGGCCAGCGCTCGCCCACATCGCGTCGCGCACACGCGACGTCTTCGCGGTAGGTCCACTCCACGCCAGCTCGAGGTCCGCCGCAAGCGCGAGCCTGTGGCGGGAGGACGACGGGTGCATGGCGTGGCTAGACGGCCACGGCGACCGGTGTGTCGTATACGTGAGCCTGGGGAGCATCGCCGTGATCTCGTACGAGCAGCTCACCGAGTTCCTCTCCGGCCTCGCAGCCACCGGGTACGCCTTCCTCTTGGTGCTCCGGCCGGGCATGGTCCAGACGGCTAGCTCAGCGCTACTTCGAGAAACCGTCGCGGTAGCGCAAGCCGGCAAGGCCAAGATCGTGGAGTGGGCTCCTCAGCTGGACGTGCTGCGGCACAGAGCGGTGGGCTGCTTCCTGACACACGCCGGCTGGAACTCCACGCTGGAATGCGCCGTCGAGGGCGTGCCGATGGTGTGCTGGCCCTTCTTCCTCGACCAACAGACGAACAGCCGTCTCGTTGGCGCCGTGTGGAGGACGGGGCTGGACATGAAGGACGTGTGCGACAGGGCTGTCGTGGAGAAGATGGTGAAGGAGGCCATGGTGTCCGGCCAGATCAAGGCAGCGGCCCAAGCCATGGCGGAGCAGTTGAGGCTGGACATCGCCGACGGGGGCTCATCGTCATCCGAGTTAGGGCGGCTCGTCCGCTTCATCAGAGGGCTCAGCGTCAAGTCTGGTCCAGAGCCAAGAATTACTTAA